A part of Carassius carassius chromosome 4, fCarCar2.1, whole genome shotgun sequence genomic DNA contains:
- the LOC132139466 gene encoding drebrin-like protein A: MTAINLDTYSLSLLAAKEDILNPRASTNWALFTYEGVTNNLKLTDSGAGGMAELVGKFHSSWPMYGLCRVGLTETGQPQIVMVCWVGNSVEEHRRTECVSHVPAIKTFFKEAQVFITASEQDEVTEEQITATFAKIRPPMERLRRTSRTMDEEETVGTNYKKTNAAMEMRRINRDSFWARAEREEEERKEEERRRAVEERRRCERERILQEKKEAEERERKMSEKLQMIEEQKRIQAQLEEEAEKGEKARWEQQKRELEEDMRARLRRSESIEKAAEAAALVSQRTINPREFFRQLSASSQNFSSPGSPRSGKSPFRRYQRSLTDTAFIFERANSTSGSTSPLSPSARSPFSRSQSTSSKCPTSPLSPPYRTIPSPQCPQTCPPTSPSLFSVPPVSPLPSLPVSRAPPLHRPPPQAPVNHPASPASPQLLDSQEKSVSHNYDISEELAVGTEHPPASLTENPLHTMELVTSSRVLCEPKPEVDFTAKAVLVEEDEEEVEELKEPSAMSAPPSDTHITTNYEEALEEPEDVQTLISPLVEVEELEEPQSESEDEPEEQPAAESEELQANVDHLEPEEPRNVVPITDDEVEEDLPESQESCVNASEYDVMNEEDGSECGRPLNGTVEDVDMSERHCYTVNREEEDDNEIQTETENGKSSPERLLRVRALYDYQAEDDTELSFEPGDIISDVETVDKAWWRGSSKDGHQGLFPANYVETI; this comes from the exons GGCTTTATTTACATATGAAGGTGTGACCAACAATCTCAAACTCACAGATTCAGGAG CTGGAGGTATGGCAGAACTGGTTGGGAAATTTCACAGCAGCTGGCCAATGTATGGCCTCTGCAGGGTGGGACTTACAGAAACAGGACAACCACAGATTGTCATGGTCTGCTGG GTCGGTAACAGTGTGGAAGAGCACCGCAGAACTGAATGTGTCAGCCATGTGCCTGCCATCAAGACCTTCttcaag GAAGCTCAAGTATTTATTACAGCCTCAGAGCAAGATGAGGTGACGGAGGAGCAGATAACAGCTACTTTTGCAAAGATTCGACCTCCAATGGAGAGGCTGAGGAGAACCTCGAGGACGATGGATGAGGAGGAGACTGTG GGTACAAACTACAAGAAGACAAATGCTGCCATGGAGATGAGACGGATTAACAGAGACTCCTTCTGGGCACGAGCAGAG CGTGAGGAGGAGGAGAGAAAGGAGGAAGAACGTCGGAGGGCTGTAGAAGAGCGACGGCGCTGTGAGAGAGAACGAATTCTACAGGAAAAAAAAGAGGctgaagagagggagagaaagatgaGCGAAAAGCTACAGATGATTGAAGAACAAAA AAGGATCCAGGCTCAGCTTGAGGAAGAGGCTGAAAAAGGGGAAAAAGCGAGATGG GAGCAGCAGAAGAGGGAGCTCGAGGAGGACATGAGGGCCCGGCTCAGACGCAGCGAGTCCATTGAGAAAGCAGCA GAGGCAGCAGCTCTTGTTTCCCAGCGCACCATCAATCCCAGAGAGTTTTTCAGGCAGTTATCGGCATCCTCGCAAAATTTTTCAAGCCCTGGTTCACCACGTTCAG GGAAATCTCCATTCCGTCGCTACCAACGCAGTTTAACAGACACAGCCTTCATCTTTGAAAGGGCCAATTCCACTTCTGGTTCCACGTCCCCTCTCAGTCCGTCTGCAAGGTCTCCGTTCTCACGCAGCCAATCCACATCCTCCAAATGTCCAACATCCCCACTTAGTCCACCCTACCGGACAATCCCCTCACCACAGTGCCCTCAGACATGTCCTCCCACATCACCTTCCCTGTTCTCTGTCCCACCAGTATCACCTCTACCCAGTCTGCCTGTCTCCAGAGCCCCTCCACTCCACCGGCCACCTCCTCAAGCCCCAGTCAACCATCCAGCTTCCCCTGCATCTCCACAGCTGCTGGATAGTCAAGAGAAATCTGTGTCTCACAACTATGACATCAGTGAAGAACTTGCTGTCGGAACAGAACATCCTCCAGCTTCACTCACAGAAAACCCACTGCACACTATGG AGCTTGTAACCAGCTCTAGAGTCCTGTGTGAACCAAAACCAGAAGTGGACTTCACTGCCAAGGCTGTGCTTGTcgaagaagacgaagaagaggtAGAGGAACTAAAGGAACCTTCAGCCATGTCAGCTCCACCTTCAGATACACATATCACCACAAACTATGAAGAAGCATTAGAAGAGCCTGAGGATGTGCAGACTCTCATCAGCCCCCTGGTGGAGGTTGAGGAACTAGAGGAACCACAGTCAGAGTCTGAGGATGAACCTGAGGAGCAGCCTGCTGCAGAATCTGAGGAATTACAGGCAAATGTTGACCATTTAGAACCTGAAGAGCCCAGAAATGTGGTACCAATCACAGATGATGAAGTTGAGGAGGACCTACCAGAGAGCCAAG AGTCATGTGTGAATGCCTCAGAGTATGATGTGATGAATGAAGAAGATGGATCTGAATGTGGCAGACCACTGAATGGGACAG tagaggATGTTGATATGTCTGAGCGGCACTGTTATACAGTTAATCGTGAGGAGGAAGATGACAATGAAATCCAGACGGAGACTGAGAATGGTAAA TCATCACCAGAAAGACTTCTGCGTGTGAGAGCATTATATGACTACCAAGCAG AGGATGACACTGAGCTCTCATTTGAACCTGGTGACATCATCAGTGATGTGGAAACAGTCGACAAGGCGTGGTGGAGGGGCTCCAGCAAAGATGGACACCAGGGTCTCTTTCCTGCCAACTATGTAGAGACCATCTAA